A part of Streptomyces sp. NBC_00557 genomic DNA contains:
- the moaA gene encoding GTP 3',8-cyclase MoaA: protein MLIDTYGRVATDLRVSLTDRCNLRCTYCMPEEGLQWLAKPDLLTDDEIVRLIDIAVRTLGIEEVRFTGGEPLLRPGLVGIVERVAALTPRPQMSLTTNGIGLRRTAAALKAAGLDRVNVSLDTLRPGVFKTLTRRDRHKDVLEGLQAARDAGLTPVKVNSVLMPGLNDDEAPDLLAWAVEHDYELRFIEQMPLDAQHGWKREGMVTAGDILASLRTRFDLTPEGAEARGSAPAERWLVDGGPHRVGVIASVTRPFCAACDRTRLTADGQIRTCLFATEETDLRAALRSGAPDEEIARIWKLAMWGKKAGAGLDDPSFVQPDRPMSAIGG from the coding sequence GTGCTCATCGACACCTACGGCCGAGTGGCCACCGACCTGAGGGTCTCGCTGACCGACCGGTGCAACCTGCGGTGCACGTACTGCATGCCCGAGGAGGGCCTGCAGTGGCTCGCCAAGCCCGACCTGCTCACCGACGACGAGATCGTCCGCCTCATCGACATCGCCGTGCGCACGCTCGGCATCGAGGAGGTCCGCTTCACCGGCGGTGAGCCCCTGCTGCGGCCGGGCCTGGTCGGGATCGTCGAGCGCGTGGCGGCGCTGACCCCCCGTCCCCAGATGTCCCTCACCACCAACGGCATCGGCCTCAGGCGCACCGCGGCCGCCCTGAAGGCCGCGGGCCTGGACCGGGTCAACGTCTCCCTGGACACCCTGCGCCCGGGCGTCTTCAAGACCCTGACCCGCCGCGACCGCCACAAGGACGTCCTCGAAGGACTCCAGGCCGCCCGCGACGCCGGTCTGACCCCCGTCAAGGTCAACTCGGTCCTGATGCCGGGCCTGAACGACGACGAGGCCCCCGACCTGCTCGCCTGGGCCGTGGAGCACGACTACGAACTGCGGTTCATCGAGCAGATGCCGCTCGACGCCCAGCACGGCTGGAAGCGCGAGGGGATGGTCACCGCCGGGGACATCCTCGCCTCCCTGCGCACCCGCTTCGACCTCACCCCCGAAGGCGCCGAGGCACGCGGCTCGGCCCCGGCGGAGCGCTGGCTGGTGGACGGCGGGCCGCACCGGGTCGGCGTCATCGCCTCGGTCACCCGCCCCTTCTGCGCGGCCTGCGACCGCACCCGGCTCACAGCCGACGGCCAGATACGGACCTGCCTGTTCGCCACCGAGGAGACCGACCTGCGCGCGGCCCTGCGCTCCGGCGCCCCGGACGAGGAGATCGCCCGCATCTGGAAGCTGGCCATGTGGGGCAAGAAGGCGGGGGCGGGCCTGGACGACCCGTCGTTCGTGCAGCCGGACCGGCCGATGTCGGCGATCGGCGGCTAG
- a CDS encoding GlsB/YeaQ/YmgE family stress response membrane protein — protein MGWLWAIIVGFVLGVIAKAVIPGKQHSPLWLTTICGMLGAIVGNAVARAVGVASTRGIDWSRHIFQLVAAIIIVAAVDALYMATLGKRKQQRARA, from the coding sequence ATGGGCTGGTTGTGGGCGATCATCGTGGGATTCGTGCTGGGCGTCATAGCCAAGGCCGTCATCCCGGGGAAGCAGCACAGCCCCCTGTGGCTGACCACCATCTGCGGCATGCTCGGCGCCATCGTGGGCAACGCGGTCGCCCGCGCCGTGGGCGTCGCCTCCACCCGCGGCATCGACTGGAGCCGGCACATCTTCCAGCTGGTGGCCGCGATCATCATCGTCGCTGCCGTGGACGCGCTCTACATGGCGACCCTCGGCAAGCGCAAGCAGCAGCGCGCCCGAGCCTGA
- a CDS encoding CoA transferase, with protein MTADIEVAWSSLGGDPALVSRVATVGRPGALPARLPVRELARACVGACALAAAELGARRAGLGEVPEVRVDDGAVAAAFHSERLLRVDGRAPAVFAPLSRFWRTADGWVRTHANYPHHRARLLTRLGLPADASVAAVAARLAERPSLGVEEAVCDAGGLAVALRTPEEWAATGQAAELAARPLVERERLGSAPPRALTPLDPAASALLPAAGLRVLDLTRVLAGPVATRTLALLGADVLRVDAPWLPELPDLHADTGFGKRSAAVDLAADRDAFEALLASADVVVTGYRPSALDRFGLSPRALVARRPGLVVAQISAWGAYGPWGGRRGFDSLVQAATGIAVTEGSAAEPGALPAQALDHGTGYLLAAAVLRALTEQSYDGGGRMVRLALARTAHWLTDGIRPGTATGAPYDGPDPWLTETDGPLGRLRHALPPVSFAGGPANWARPPVPWGSDAARGW; from the coding sequence ATGACTGCTGACATCGAGGTGGCATGGTCTTCGCTGGGCGGCGACCCCGCCCTCGTCTCCCGGGTGGCCACGGTCGGCCGACCGGGTGCTCTTCCCGCGCGGCTGCCGGTGCGCGAGCTGGCACGCGCGTGCGTCGGGGCCTGCGCGCTGGCCGCCGCGGAGCTGGGGGCGCGGCGCGCGGGGCTCGGCGAGGTGCCCGAGGTGCGGGTGGACGACGGGGCCGTGGCCGCCGCCTTCCACAGCGAGCGGCTGCTGCGGGTCGACGGGCGCGCCCCGGCCGTCTTCGCACCGCTGTCGCGGTTCTGGCGGACGGCCGACGGCTGGGTGCGCACCCACGCCAACTACCCGCACCACCGGGCCCGGTTGCTCACCCGGCTGGGGCTGCCCGCGGACGCCTCCGTGGCGGCGGTGGCCGCCCGGCTCGCCGAACGGCCGTCCCTGGGCGTCGAGGAGGCGGTCTGCGACGCCGGCGGTCTCGCCGTGGCCCTGCGCACGCCCGAGGAGTGGGCGGCCACCGGGCAGGCCGCCGAGCTGGCCGCACGGCCGCTCGTCGAGCGGGAGCGCCTGGGCTCCGCGCCGCCGCGCGCGCTCACCCCCCTCGATCCGGCCGCCTCTGCCCTGCTGCCCGCCGCCGGGCTGCGCGTGCTGGACCTGACCCGGGTGCTCGCCGGCCCCGTCGCCACCCGCACCCTCGCCCTGCTCGGCGCGGACGTGCTGCGCGTGGACGCGCCGTGGCTGCCCGAACTGCCCGACCTGCACGCCGACACGGGTTTCGGGAAGCGGTCGGCGGCCGTCGACCTCGCCGCCGACCGCGACGCCTTCGAGGCGCTGCTCGCCTCGGCCGACGTCGTCGTCACCGGCTACCGCCCGAGCGCCCTGGACCGGTTCGGTCTCTCCCCGCGGGCGCTGGTCGCGCGCCGCCCCGGCCTGGTGGTGGCGCAGATCTCGGCGTGGGGCGCGTACGGCCCGTGGGGCGGGCGGCGCGGCTTCGACAGCCTGGTGCAGGCCGCGACCGGCATCGCCGTCACCGAGGGCTCGGCGGCGGAGCCCGGCGCGCTGCCCGCGCAGGCGCTGGACCACGGCACCGGCTATCTGCTGGCGGCGGCCGTCCTGCGGGCGCTGACCGAGCAGTCGTACGACGGGGGCGGCCGGATGGTGCGGCTGGCGCTGGCCCGGACCGCGCACTGGCTGACGGATGGGATCCGGCCGGGCACGGCCACGGGTGCGCCGTACGACGGGCCGGATCCCTGGCTGACCGAGACGGACGGCCCGCTGGGCCGGCTGCGGCACGCCCTGCCACCGGTGTCCTTCGCCGGCGGCCCCGCGAACTGGGCGCGGCCCCCAGTGCCGTGGGGGTCGGACGCCGCCCGCGGGTGGTGA
- a CDS encoding VIT1/CCC1 transporter family protein, whose translation MTEPTHEEAHGGALGSRLNWLRAAVLGANDGIVSTAGIVVGVAGATPSRSALLTAGLAGLLAGSMSMAAGEYVSVSTQRDSEMAALAVERRELREQPDAELRELTTLLEERGLSHEVAREAAVQLTARDPLRAHARVELGIDPEELTNPWHAAWASFLAFTVGALLPLLAIVLPPAGRRLGVTVGSVLAALVLTGWTSARLGAAHPKRAVLRNVVGGALAMAVTYAAGRLLGATGV comes from the coding sequence GTGACCGAACCCACCCACGAAGAGGCCCACGGGGGCGCGCTCGGCTCGCGACTGAACTGGCTGCGGGCCGCCGTGCTCGGCGCGAACGACGGCATCGTCTCCACCGCGGGCATCGTCGTCGGCGTGGCCGGCGCGACACCGAGCCGGTCCGCGCTGCTCACCGCCGGACTGGCCGGCCTGCTCGCCGGCTCGATGTCCATGGCGGCCGGCGAGTACGTCTCCGTCTCCACCCAGCGCGACTCCGAGATGGCCGCGCTGGCTGTGGAGCGACGTGAACTGCGCGAGCAGCCGGACGCCGAGCTGCGGGAGCTGACGACGCTGCTGGAAGAGCGCGGACTGTCCCACGAGGTGGCCCGGGAGGCCGCCGTACAGCTCACCGCGCGGGACCCGCTCAGGGCGCACGCGCGCGTGGAACTCGGCATCGACCCGGAGGAGCTGACCAACCCCTGGCACGCGGCCTGGGCGAGCTTCCTCGCCTTCACGGTGGGCGCGCTGCTGCCGCTGCTGGCCATCGTCCTGCCCCCGGCAGGCCGGCGGTTGGGCGTCACCGTCGGCTCCGTACTGGCCGCGCTCGTCCTCACCGGCTGGACCAGCGCCCGGCTCGGCGCGGCGCACCCGAAACGGGCGGTGCTGCGCAACGTCGTCGGCGGCGCGCTGGCGATGGCGGTCACCTACGCGGCGGGCCGCCTGCTGGGCGCGACCGGCGTCTGA
- the tyrS gene encoding tyrosine--tRNA ligase, with translation MTDIVDELKWRGLIALSTDEDALRKAFADGPVTFYCGFDPTAPSLHLGNLVQILTMRRIQEAGNRPLALVGGATGLIGDPKPTAERTLNAPEVVAGWVERLRAQIEPLLHFDGPNAAVMVNNLDWTQGLSAIEFLRDIGKHFRVNKMIAKEAVSRRLNSDAGISYTEFSYQILQGMDFLELYRRYGCTLQTGGSDQWGNLTSGTDLIHRVEPHAVVHALGTPLITKADGTKFGKTESGTVWLDPEMTTPYAFYQFWVNADDRDVSKFLRIFSFRSREEIEELERQTEERPQARAAQRALAEELTTLVHGADHTAKVIAASRALFGQGELAELDGRTLAAALSEVPHIQVAELGAVVDLFAEVGLVASKSAARRTVKEGGAYVNNVKVASEDAVPSSEDLLDGRWLVLRRGKKNLAAVEVVGA, from the coding sequence GTGACGGACATCGTCGACGAGCTGAAGTGGCGTGGGCTCATCGCCCTCTCCACGGACGAGGACGCACTGCGCAAGGCGTTCGCGGACGGCCCCGTCACGTTCTATTGCGGCTTCGACCCGACCGCGCCCAGCCTGCACCTGGGCAACCTGGTGCAGATCCTCACGATGCGCCGCATCCAGGAGGCCGGGAACCGGCCGCTGGCGCTGGTCGGCGGTGCCACGGGTCTCATCGGCGACCCCAAGCCGACCGCCGAGCGCACGCTGAACGCGCCGGAGGTGGTGGCCGGCTGGGTCGAGCGGCTGCGCGCCCAGATCGAGCCGCTGCTGCACTTCGACGGGCCGAACGCCGCCGTCATGGTCAACAACCTGGACTGGACCCAGGGCCTGTCGGCCATCGAGTTCCTGCGGGACATCGGCAAGCACTTCCGCGTCAACAAGATGATCGCGAAGGAGGCGGTCTCCCGGCGGCTGAACTCGGATGCGGGCATCAGCTACACCGAGTTCAGCTACCAGATCCTGCAGGGCATGGACTTCCTGGAGCTGTACCGGCGGTACGGCTGCACGCTGCAGACCGGCGGCAGCGACCAGTGGGGCAACCTCACGTCGGGCACCGACCTGATCCACCGGGTCGAGCCGCACGCCGTGGTGCACGCGCTGGGCACCCCGCTGATCACCAAGGCGGACGGCACCAAGTTCGGCAAGACCGAGTCCGGCACGGTCTGGCTCGACCCGGAGATGACCACGCCGTACGCGTTCTACCAGTTCTGGGTCAACGCGGACGACCGTGACGTGTCGAAGTTCCTGCGCATCTTCAGCTTCAGGTCCCGCGAGGAGATCGAGGAGCTGGAGCGGCAGACCGAGGAGCGGCCGCAGGCACGGGCCGCGCAGCGGGCGCTCGCCGAGGAGCTGACGACGCTGGTGCACGGCGCCGACCACACGGCCAAGGTGATCGCCGCGTCGCGCGCCCTGTTCGGCCAGGGCGAGCTGGCGGAGCTGGACGGACGGACGCTGGCGGCCGCGCTGTCCGAGGTGCCGCACATCCAGGTCGCCGAGCTGGGCGCGGTCGTGGACCTGTTCGCCGAGGTCGGGCTCGTCGCCAGCAAGTCCGCCGCGCGGCGGACGGTCAAGGAGGGCGGGGCCTACGTGAACAACGTGAAGGTCGCCTCCGAGGACGCGGTGCCCTCGTCCGAGGACCTGCTGGACGGGCGGTGGCTGGTGCTGCGCCGCGGGAAGAAGAACCTCGCCGCGGTGGAGGTCGTGGGCGCCTGA
- a CDS encoding S8 family peptidase: MAHLRSRRRLALAVPVVLSLTASLGFLPAAASAAPATAGAVRAADAGPNLSYVVNTRTDRRTIESVRREISRNGGSVVAAYDTIGVIVAHSAAPDFAARMRAVHGVDSAGATRNAPLPAQSTTDVGTPKVLGAEQAAEAGAQATAGQDPLEPLQWDLPAIKADKAHEKTLGSPDVTVAVIDTGVDDTHPDIAPNFDRAASANCVSGKADTTDGAWRPSASESPHGTHVAGEIAGARNGVGITGVAPGVKVAGIKVANPDGYFYTEAVVCGFMWAAEHHVDVTNNSYYTDPWYFNCTTDPDQRALVDAITRASRYAEKKGTVNVAAAGNENYDLASDSITDPVSPNDGTPSDRVIDPHTCYDIPTQLPGVVTVAATGAKGLKSSFSNYGLGVIDIAAPGGDSTAYQKPAPPATSGLILGPLPGGKWGYMAGTSMATPHVVGVAALIKSTHPHAPAAAVKALLYAEADATPCTDPYDINGDGKVDAVCEGPTNRNGFYGFGTADALAAVTR, encoded by the coding sequence ATGGCTCATCTGCGCTCCAGACGCCGGCTCGCGCTCGCCGTGCCCGTCGTGCTGTCGCTGACCGCCTCGCTCGGCTTCCTGCCGGCGGCGGCCTCGGCGGCGCCCGCCACGGCCGGCGCGGTGCGGGCGGCGGACGCCGGTCCGAACCTCTCGTACGTGGTCAACACGCGTACGGACCGCCGCACGATCGAGTCCGTGCGGCGGGAGATCTCCCGCAACGGCGGCTCGGTGGTGGCCGCTTACGACACGATCGGCGTGATCGTCGCCCACTCCGCCGCCCCGGACTTCGCCGCGCGGATGCGCGCGGTGCACGGGGTGGACTCGGCCGGGGCCACGCGCAACGCGCCGCTGCCCGCCCAGTCCACCACCGACGTGGGCACGCCGAAGGTGCTCGGCGCCGAGCAGGCAGCCGAGGCCGGCGCACAGGCGACGGCGGGGCAGGACCCGCTGGAGCCGCTGCAGTGGGACCTGCCCGCCATCAAGGCGGACAAGGCGCATGAGAAGACACTGGGCAGCCCGGACGTCACGGTCGCGGTCATCGACACCGGCGTGGACGACACCCACCCGGACATCGCGCCCAACTTCGACCGCGCGGCCTCCGCCAACTGCGTCTCGGGCAAGGCCGACACGACGGACGGCGCCTGGCGGCCGAGCGCGTCGGAGAGCCCGCACGGCACGCACGTGGCCGGGGAGATCGCGGGCGCCAGGAACGGCGTCGGCATCACGGGCGTGGCGCCGGGCGTGAAGGTGGCCGGCATCAAGGTCGCCAACCCGGACGGGTACTTCTACACCGAGGCCGTGGTCTGCGGCTTCATGTGGGCGGCCGAGCACCACGTCGACGTGACCAACAACAGCTATTACACCGACCCGTGGTACTTCAACTGCACCACCGACCCGGACCAGAGGGCCCTGGTGGACGCCATCACGCGGGCCTCGCGGTACGCGGAGAAGAAGGGCACGGTCAACGTCGCCGCGGCCGGCAACGAGAACTACGACCTCGCGTCCGACTCGATCACCGACCCGGTCTCCCCCAACGACGGCACCCCGTCGGACCGCGTGATCGACCCGCACACCTGCTACGACATACCGACCCAGCTGCCGGGTGTGGTGACGGTGGCCGCGACCGGCGCGAAGGGCCTGAAGTCGTCCTTCTCCAACTACGGCCTCGGCGTGATCGACATCGCCGCCCCCGGCGGCGACTCGACCGCCTACCAGAAGCCGGCGCCACCGGCGACCAGCGGTCTCATCCTGGGCCCGCTGCCGGGCGGCAAGTGGGGCTACATGGCCGGTACGTCGATGGCGACGCCGCACGTGGTGGGTGTCGCCGCATTGATCAAGTCAACCCACCCGCACGCCCCGGCCGCCGCCGTCAAGGCGCTCCTGTACGCGGAGGCCGACGCCACGCCGTGCACGGACCCGTACGACATCAACGGTGACGGCAAGGTCGACGCGGTGTGCGAGGGGCCGACGAACCGCAACGGCTTCTACGGCTTCGGCACGGCGGACGCGCTGGCCGCGGTGACCAGGTAG
- a CDS encoding DUF485 domain-containing protein: protein MATETPPPATPGAPLPSTEEFTEVQQSAEFGELRRAHRSFAFPLALAFTAWYLLYVLLSNYAGGFMGTKVAGNVNVALVLGLAQFLTTFLIAWWYARHAAAKLDPKAQAIKSRMEGGA, encoded by the coding sequence GTGGCCACCGAGACACCGCCCCCCGCCACACCGGGGGCCCCACTTCCCTCCACCGAGGAGTTCACCGAGGTGCAGCAGAGCGCGGAGTTCGGTGAACTGCGCCGCGCCCACCGCTCGTTCGCCTTCCCGCTCGCCCTCGCCTTCACCGCCTGGTACCTGCTGTACGTGCTGCTCTCCAACTACGCGGGCGGCTTCATGGGCACCAAGGTGGCCGGCAACGTCAACGTGGCCCTCGTCCTGGGCCTCGCCCAGTTCCTCACCACCTTCCTCATCGCCTGGTGGTACGCCCGGCACGCCGCCGCCAAGCTCGACCCCAAGGCGCAGGCCATCAAGTCCCGGATGGAGGGCGGCGCATGA
- a CDS encoding solute symporter family protein, translating into MNPAITLAAGEASQHRPLIITLFAVFVAATLVITVWAGRQTKDAADFYAGGRQFTGFQNGLAVSGDYMSAASFLGIAGAIALFGYDGFLYSIGFLVAWLVALLLVAEPLRNSGRYTMGDVLAYRMRQRPVRTAAGTSTIVVSIFYLLAQMAGAGVLVSLLLGITSDAGKIGIVALVGVLMIVYVTIGGMKGTTWVQMVKAVLLIAGAVLLTFLVLLKFHFNVSDLLGKAADNSGKGAAFLEPGLKYGATGTTKLDFISLGIALVLGTAGLPHILIRFYTVPSARAARKSVIWAIGLIGVFYLMTLALGFGAAALIKPDEIIASNKAGNTAAPLLALHLGGVDSNWGAILLATISAVAFATILAVVAGLTLASSSSFAHDIYANVIKKGQATEKQEIGAARWATVGIGAVSILLGALARDLNVAGLVALAFAVAASANLPTILYSLFWKRFTTAGALWSIYGGLVTAVGLVLFSPVVSGSPASMFPDVDFHWFPLENPGIISIPVGFLLGVLGTLLSKEVPDTGKYAELEVRSLTGTGAH; encoded by the coding sequence ATGAACCCCGCGATCACCCTGGCCGCCGGTGAGGCGAGCCAGCACCGGCCGCTGATCATCACCCTGTTCGCGGTGTTCGTCGCCGCGACCCTCGTCATCACCGTCTGGGCGGGCCGCCAGACCAAGGACGCCGCCGACTTCTACGCCGGCGGACGGCAGTTCACCGGCTTCCAGAACGGCCTCGCCGTCTCCGGCGACTACATGTCCGCCGCGTCCTTCCTCGGCATCGCCGGCGCCATCGCCCTGTTCGGCTACGACGGCTTCCTGTACTCCATCGGCTTCCTCGTCGCCTGGCTCGTCGCGCTGCTCCTGGTCGCCGAGCCGCTGCGCAACTCCGGCCGCTACACCATGGGCGACGTGCTGGCCTACCGGATGCGCCAGCGCCCGGTGCGCACCGCCGCCGGCACCTCCACGATCGTGGTCTCGATCTTCTACCTGCTCGCCCAGATGGCCGGCGCCGGCGTCCTCGTCTCGCTGCTGCTCGGCATCACCAGCGACGCGGGCAAGATCGGCATCGTCGCCCTGGTCGGCGTCCTGATGATCGTGTACGTCACCATCGGCGGCATGAAGGGCACCACCTGGGTCCAGATGGTCAAGGCGGTGCTGCTGATCGCGGGCGCCGTGCTGCTGACCTTCCTGGTCCTGCTGAAGTTCCACTTCAACGTCTCCGACCTGCTCGGCAAGGCCGCCGACAACAGCGGCAAGGGCGCGGCGTTCCTGGAACCGGGCCTGAAGTACGGCGCCACCGGCACGACCAAGCTGGACTTCATCTCGCTCGGCATCGCCCTGGTCCTCGGCACCGCGGGCCTGCCGCACATCCTGATCCGCTTCTACACCGTTCCCTCGGCCAGGGCCGCCCGTAAGTCGGTCATCTGGGCGATCGGCCTGATCGGCGTCTTCTACCTGATGACCCTGGCCCTCGGCTTCGGCGCCGCCGCGCTGATCAAACCGGACGAGATCATCGCCTCCAACAAGGCCGGCAACACCGCCGCGCCCCTGCTCGCCCTCCACCTCGGCGGGGTGGACTCCAACTGGGGCGCGATCCTGCTCGCCACCATCTCGGCGGTCGCCTTCGCCACGATCCTCGCCGTCGTCGCCGGTCTCACCCTGGCCTCCTCCTCGTCCTTCGCGCACGACATCTACGCGAACGTGATCAAGAAGGGGCAGGCCACCGAGAAACAGGAGATCGGCGCGGCCCGCTGGGCGACCGTCGGCATCGGCGCCGTCTCGATCCTCCTCGGCGCCCTGGCCCGCGACCTGAACGTGGCCGGCCTGGTCGCCCTCGCCTTCGCCGTCGCCGCCTCCGCCAACCTGCCGACCATCCTCTACAGCCTGTTCTGGAAGCGGTTCACCACCGCGGGCGCCCTGTGGTCGATCTACGGCGGCCTGGTCACCGCGGTCGGCCTGGTGCTGTTCTCCCCGGTGGTCTCCGGCAGCCCGGCCTCGATGTTCCCCGACGTCGACTTCCACTGGTTCCCGCTGGAGAACCCCGGCATCATCTCCATCCCGGTCGGCTTCCTGCTCGGCGTCCTGGGCACCCTCCTCTCCAAGGAGGTCCCGGACACCGGCAAGTACGCCGAACTGGAGGTGCGGTCCCTGACCGGCACCGGGGCACACTGA
- a CDS encoding DUF3099 domain-containing protein, which produces MRKQHGGVQVFRITGARTGLAEDVRGRQRRYVISMTIRTVSVILAVSLWNVERYVAIVALVAGAVLPYVAVVIANAGRERPPSLPSTFITTPMRPMITPPRAEETRAESVPGDTAAHPTGAGERSDPG; this is translated from the coding sequence ATGCGGAAACAGCACGGCGGCGTCCAGGTGTTCCGGATCACCGGAGCCCGGACGGGTCTCGCCGAGGACGTGCGGGGCCGGCAGCGGCGGTACGTCATCTCGATGACGATCCGTACGGTGTCGGTGATCCTCGCGGTCTCCTTGTGGAATGTCGAGCGGTACGTCGCCATCGTGGCGCTCGTCGCCGGGGCGGTGCTGCCCTATGTCGCCGTGGTGATCGCGAACGCCGGCCGGGAGCGGCCGCCGTCCCTTCCCTCGACGTTCATCACCACGCCGATGCGGCCGATGATCACGCCGCCGCGGGCGGAGGAGACGCGGGCGGAGTCCGTCCCCGGGGACACGGCGGCGCACCCGACGGGGGCGGGTGAGCGGAGCGACCCCGGGTGA
- a CDS encoding DEDDh family exonuclease has protein sequence MLEDRATAVSSPTQWPAAYPKGYAVVDVETTGLARDDRIISAAVYRLDERGEVEDHWYTLVNPERDPGPVWIHGLTSEVLEGAPLFADIAEEFAARLEGRVLVAHNAVFDWQMIAREYARAERQAPVRQRLCTIALSKELGLPLPNFKLESLAAHYGVVQQRAHHALDDARVLAEAFRPSLRAAAAGNVRLPLLECRPLTEWSDRPVPRQASGGYGGYRPGSWRPSRRRPACPYPNPGRYEDGKPLKQGMRVAFSGDTSVDRELLEDRATEAGLHVASSISRLTSLLVTNDPDSGTSKVARARQFGTPIVDEAAFGQLLRDVEPADG, from the coding sequence ATGCTCGAAGACCGTGCGACCGCAGTGTCCTCCCCCACCCAGTGGCCGGCCGCGTATCCCAAGGGATACGCGGTCGTTGACGTGGAGACCACCGGCCTGGCCCGGGACGACCGCATCATCTCGGCGGCCGTGTACCGGCTGGACGAGCGCGGCGAGGTGGAGGACCACTGGTACACGCTGGTCAACCCGGAGCGCGATCCGGGACCGGTGTGGATACACGGCCTGACGAGCGAGGTACTCGAAGGGGCCCCGCTCTTCGCGGACATCGCCGAGGAGTTCGCGGCCCGGCTGGAGGGCCGGGTGCTGGTCGCGCACAACGCGGTCTTCGACTGGCAGATGATCGCCCGGGAGTACGCGCGCGCGGAGCGCCAGGCGCCGGTGCGTCAGCGGCTGTGCACCATCGCGCTGTCGAAGGAGCTGGGGCTGCCGCTGCCCAACTTCAAGCTGGAGTCCCTGGCGGCGCACTACGGCGTCGTCCAGCAGCGGGCGCACCACGCGCTGGACGACGCGCGCGTGCTCGCGGAGGCGTTCCGGCCCAGTCTGCGGGCCGCGGCGGCGGGCAACGTCCGGCTGCCGCTGCTGGAGTGCCGGCCGCTGACGGAGTGGTCGGACCGTCCGGTGCCCCGGCAGGCGTCCGGCGGCTACGGCGGCTACCGGCCGGGCAGTTGGCGCCCCTCCCGCAGAAGGCCGGCGTGCCCCTATCCCAACCCGGGCCGCTACGAAGACGGCAAACCCCTCAAACAGGGCATGCGGGTGGCGTTCTCCGGGGACACCTCCGTCGACCGCGAGCTGCTGGAGGACCGGGCCACCGAGGCGGGCCTGCACGTGGCGTCCAGCATCTCCCGGCTGACCAGCCTGCTGGTGACCAACGACCCCGACTCGGGCACGTCCAAGGTGGCCAGAGCCCGGCAGTTCGGCACCCCGATCGTGGACGAGGCGGCGTTCGGGCAGCTGCTGCGGGACGTCGAGCCGGCCGACGGGTGA
- a CDS encoding CopD family protein: MRLTGPTAETTGDEGVRARRPGFGRAAALLALVTLGALIPLLGPSAALHGTGEAAAPGAGGIGLLRAVLFAGLSVPLGELFVHRLARRLPGIPPERPYSWAPLAACAGFVAALALAAVVSAGDLIPRGPGDIDIGGLYGSRDGRLALLEVNAFLLAALCAFLRRPAAQMGALAAVVAAEALRAHPTTEQSPLTGSGLTLVHLTCAALWAGGLLHALRLLRLWRGGPAGAVLLGRYARVAAVLLAAITATGVCSSLRRMPPGTVLDQLTSTAYGRTLLAKTVLVAAVALLALWARIRLRRAPDPLTAYTPARAELIALGAVVAVSGLLTALPLPIRWT; this comes from the coding sequence GTGAGGCTGACCGGACCGACCGCCGAAACGACCGGCGACGAAGGCGTCCGCGCCCGGCGACCGGGCTTCGGGCGTGCCGCCGCCCTGCTGGCCCTGGTGACCCTGGGCGCCCTGATCCCGCTGCTCGGGCCGTCCGCGGCGCTGCACGGCACCGGGGAGGCCGCCGCGCCGGGCGCCGGCGGCATCGGGCTGCTGCGCGCGGTGCTGTTCGCCGGCCTGAGCGTGCCTCTCGGCGAGCTGTTCGTGCACCGGCTCGCCCGGCGGCTGCCCGGCATCCCGCCCGAACGGCCGTACAGCTGGGCGCCGTTGGCCGCCTGTGCCGGTTTCGTCGCCGCGCTGGCGCTCGCCGCGGTGGTGTCCGCCGGCGATCTGATCCCGCGCGGCCCGGGCGACATCGACATCGGCGGCCTGTACGGCTCCCGGGACGGCAGGCTGGCGCTGCTGGAGGTCAACGCCTTCCTGCTGGCTGCCCTGTGCGCGTTCCTGCGGCGTCCTGCGGCGCAGATGGGGGCGCTGGCCGCGGTGGTGGCCGCCGAGGCGCTGCGCGCGCATCCCACGACCGAGCAGAGTCCGCTGACCGGCTCGGGTCTGACGCTGGTGCACCTGACGTGCGCGGCCCTGTGGGCCGGCGGCCTGCTGCACGCCCTGCGGCTGCTGAGGCTGTGGCGCGGGGGTCCGGCGGGCGCCGTGCTGCTCGGCCGCTACGCGCGCGTGGCGGCCGTTCTGCTCGCGGCCATCACCGCGACGGGCGTGTGCAGTTCGCTGCGCCGCATGCCGCCGGGCACGGTCCTGGACCAGCTGACGAGCACGGCGTACGGGCGCACGCTGCTGGCCAAGACGGTCCTGGTCGCCGCCGTCGCCCTGCTCGCGCTGTGGGCGCGCATCCGGCTGCGCCGGGCCCCCGACCCGCTGACCGCGTACACGCCCGCGCGGGCGGAGCTCATCGCGCTGGGCGCGGTCGTCGCGGTCTCCGGCCTGCTCACGGCGCTGCCGCTGCCGATCCGCTGGACCTAG